In Nicotiana tabacum cultivar K326 chromosome 17, ASM71507v2, whole genome shotgun sequence, one DNA window encodes the following:
- the LOC107763641 gene encoding growth-regulating factor 1-like, which produces MDFGGVMTMETIQESANNISKTVNSPTETNNSSKISNGSGQQLKQERSGPCDDTNWRPSKVQRAAADDFSALCKQMPQQQGPTTPTLFMRSGSPNNGRGHSTMLSFSSPKSEELIPFLSTNNASAQDSSKSLAFPLFDSGSHYSRASAYASGGSNESTRGPFVARFRGPFTPSQWMELEHQALIYKHLVSNVPVPHQLLIPLKKSLNPYAFSGLSAGSYASNWGWGTFHLGFTGNTDPEPGRCRRTDGKKWRCSREAVPDQKYCERHINRGRHRSRKPVEGQNGHAVSGSTTSKVASVAPSSSATVISSSGTSNSLGAVQHQFNSLQPSAANPSTDQLVNRMQDHKGVSMISPTIGLKPKASAISIQKQHNGFELSSLSEFGLVSSDSLLNPSQRSSFVNPKNSNAFIDFNDQEQSEQHPVHHFIDGWTKEQSSRASASWPDELKSDWTQLSMAIPMAASDFSSSSNSPRQEKLTLSPLRLSRDFDPIQMGLGVTNSHGEPMQKTANWLPVSWENALGGPLGEVLNSTAGNAGDAKNSSALNLATEMWDSSPPFGSSPTGVLQKSTFVSLSNSSSGGSPRADSKKVHEGAGMCDEVIGSTLASSLCIPSM; this is translated from the exons ATGGATTTTGGTGGGGTGATGACAATGGAAACCATACAAGAATCTGCTAATAACATTTCAAAAACAGTCAACTCTCCAACTGAGACTAACAACTCCTCAAAGATCAGTAATGGATCTGGGCAACAACTGAAACAAGAGAGATCTGGGCCTTGTGATGACACTAATTGGAGGCCTTCTAAAGTTCAAAGAGCAGCAGCAGATGACTTCTCTGCCCTTTGTAAGCAGATGCCCCAACAGCAAGGTCCTACTACTCCCACTTTGTTCATGAGATCTGGTTCCCCAAATAATGGACGTGGTCACTCCACTATGCTCAGTTTTTCATCTCCTAAGTCTGAAGAATTAATCCCTTTTCTTTCTACTAATAATGCTTCTGCTCAAGACTCATCCAAGAGTCTTGCTTTCCCATTGTTTGACTCTGGATCCCACTACAGCAGAGCTTCAG CTTATGCCTCTGGAGGTTCAAACGAAAGCACGCGTGGCCCTTTTGTTGCGAGGTTCAGAGGTCCATTTACTCCTTCTCAGTGGATGGAATTGGAACATCAGGCTTTGATCTACAAGCACCTTGTGTCAAATGTACCAGTCCCTCACCAGTTGCTTATTCCTCTTAAGAAGTCTCTCAATCCATATGCATTTTCTGGCTTGTCCGCTGGATCTTATGCCTCCAATT GGGGATGGGGTACTTTCCATCTTGGTTTCACTGGCAACACCGATCCAGAGCCTGGTAGGTGTCGTCGAACAGATGGAAAGAAATGGCGGTGCTCACGAGAAGCTGTCCCTGATCAGAAGTACTGTGAAAGGCACATAAACAGAGGCCGCCATCGTTCAAGAAAGCCTGTGGAAGGTCAGAATGGCCATGCTGTCTCTGGATCCACCACTTCAAAGGTGGCATCAGTCGCACCCTCCTCATCAGCGACGGTGATATCCAGCAGCGGCACATCCAACAGCCTGGGTGCTGTTCAGCACCAGTTCAATAGCTTGCAGCCCAGTGCTGCCAATCCTTCCACGGACCAGCTTGTCAACAG AATGCAAGATCATAAAGGTGTCTCTATGATATCTCCAACAATTGGTTTGAAGCCCAAGGCCTCGGCTATTTCAATTCAGAAGCAACATAATGGATTTGAACTATCCTCGCTGTCAGAGTTTGGACTTGTCTCGTCAGATTCTCTTCTTAATCCTTCGCAAAGAAGTTCCTTTGTGAATCCTAAGAATTCCAATGCTTTCATAGATTTCAATGACCAAGAACAAAGTGAACAACATCCAGTTCACCATTTCATTGATGGCTGGACCAAGGAACAGTCTTCACGTGCCTCTGCATCTTGGCCCGATGAACTCAAATCAGACTGGACCCAACTGTCCATGGCCATTCCCATGGCTGCCTCAGATTTCTCATCATCATCGAATTCTCCTCGTCAAGAGAAACTCACTCTTTCTCCCTTAAGGTTATCTCGTGATTTTGACCCGATTCAAATGGGCTTGGGAGTAACAAATAGCCACGGTGAACCTATGCAAAAGACAGCTAATTGGTTACCAGTATCCTGGGAAAATGCCCTTGGTGGTCCACTAGGTGAGGTCCTGAATAGTACTGCAGGTAACGCAGGAGATGCCAAGAACTCTTCAGCTCTGAACCTGGCAACAGAGATGTGGGATAGCAGCCCTCCATTTGGATCATCTCCTACGGGCGTCCTGCAGAAGTCAACCTTTGTTTCGCTCTCAAACAGCAGCTCAGGAGGTAGTCCCCGAGCTGACAGCAAGAAGGTTCATGAGGGTGCTGGCATGTGCGATGAGGTGATCGGTTCAACTCTGGCGAGTTCATTGTGTATTCCCTCGATGTAA
- the LOC107801415 gene encoding uncharacterized protein LOC107801415, giving the protein MRNIKEACFPKPVRSDLGQRDLSLWYEYHGTHSHRTVDCRRLREEVAILLKNFHFKEFSSDRTKNNYGRSRDNAEPLKAIKDSPRLTINMIFGGNEVNGVSFSTAKKTKILVTHNKRRPGVTKDNITFMEEDADGLLLPHNDALVISLNVLDFKIKCILVDPESSENIIPWKVLEQAKLTGSIISKTKLLAVFNLTSVTTQGEILLKRQRMDQNLYVRSGR; this is encoded by the coding sequence atgaggaatatcaaagaagcatgTTTCCCAAAGCCAGTCAGATCTGATCTGGGCCAGAGGGATCTCAGCTTGTGGTATGAATACCATGGGACTCACAGCCATAGAACTGTAGACTGCCGACGTCTTCGCGAAGAGGTTGCGATATTACTGAAAAATTTCCATTTCAAGGAATTCTCGAGTGATCGAACCAAGAACAATTACGGCCGAAGCCGGGATAATGCAGAGCCTTTGAAGGCAATAAAAGACTCCCCTCGGTTGACTATTAACATGATTTTTGGTGGAAATGAAGTCAACGGTGTAAGCTTCTCAACGGCTAAGAAAACAAAGATATTAGTGACTCACAACAAGAGACGCCCGGGAGTCACGAAAGATAATATCACCTTCATGGAGGAGGATGCTGATGGACTTCTCCTGCCACACAACGATGCTTTGGTAATCtctcttaatgttttagatttcaaaattaaatgTATTTTGGTTGACCCAGAAAGCTCAGAAAACATCATCCCATGGAAAGTGCTGGAGCAAGCAAAGCTGACCGGAAGTATCATTTCGAAGACAAAACTCTTAGCTGTATTCAACTTGACAAGTGTGACAACTCAAGGAGAGATTTTGCTTAAACGCCAAAGGATGGATCAAAACCTCTATGTTCGAAGTGGTAGATAG